The Agaribacterium sp. ZY112 genome includes the window CCGGTGATGCTCGAGTCCGAAGCGAGGGTTTTGAGTGATGACGAAAAAGACAAATACAAGCACTAAGTTCTAAAAGAACACGGAGAGCCTTATGTCTGCTGAAGTGACGATCTTTACACGAATTATGGCCGGTGAGATACCTGCTGACATTGTTTATGAAGACGATGATTGTATTTGTATTAACGATATTCAGCCTCAGGCGCCTACACATGTACTGATTATTCCTCGCAAGCCGATTCCTCGTTTGGTCGATGCCAGCGCAGAAGATAAAGTCTTGTTAGGTTCGCTAATGCTAAAAGTGGGTGATATCGCCCGTACGCTTGGTGTTGGTGATGCCTTTCGTGTGTGTATCAATAATGGTGAGCAAGCTGGGCAAACGGTTTTTCACCTCCATATTCATTTGTTAGCAGGAAAGGCCTTTACAGAAGGCTCCCTGTCTATGCAATAGATCCCTATATCTAACTACGGTAGTAAGCGAAGAAAATGAAAAGTGCTGAGATTCGCCAGGCTTTCCTGGATTTTTTCAAATCTCAAGGCCATCAAGTGGTCCCAAGCTCCTCTTTGGTGCCTGGTAATGACCCGACCTTGTTATTTACCAATGCGGGCATGGTCCAATTTAAGGATGTCTTCCTTGGCGATGACAAGCGCAATTACACTCGTGCTACCAGTTCGCAGCGCTGTGTGCGTGCAGGTGGCAAGCACAATGACCTAGAAAACGTAGGTTATACCGCGCGTCACCACACCTTTTTTGAAATGTTGGGTAACTTTAGTTTTGGTGACTACTTTAAGCGTGATGCGATCAAATTTGCGTGGAAATTTTTAACTGAAGTTATGCAGTTGCCTGAAGAGCGCTTATGGGTGACGGTGCACATCAGTGATGATGAAGCTGCTGATATTTGGATTAAAGAAATGGGCGTAAGCCCCGAGCGTTTTTCTCGTTTAGATGAAGATAACTTCTGGCAAATGGGCGATACCGGCCCTTGTGGTCCTAGCTCTGAAATATTCTATGATCACGGTGCCGATGTGCCGGGTGGACCTCCTGGATCTGAAAATGATGACTTAGATCGTTATATTGAAATTTGGAACTTGGTGTTTATGCAGTTTGAGCGCCAGGCAAGTGGCGAGCTTATTCCTTTACCTAAGCCTTCTGTTGATACGGGCATGGGCTTAGAGCGAATTGCGGCTGTGCTTCAAGGAGTACACAGCAACTACGAGATTGACTTGTTTCAGGCTTTGTTAAAAAGCGCGGCAGGTATTGTTGGTTGTCACGATCTTGAAGAAAAATCTTTGCGAGTGATTGCAGATCATATTCGCTCTTGCTCCTTTCTAATCTGTGATGATGTATTACCGTCCAATGAAGGTCGCGGTTATGTTTTGCGTCGAATTATTCGTCGCGCTGTTCGTCACGGTAATAAGTTGGGCCAAAAGGACGTGTTCTTTTACAAGTTGGTTGGCGCTTTGGTCGAGCAGATGGGCGAGGCGTATCCAGAGCTGCGCGCATCTCAAGCTCAAATTGAGAAAGTATTAAAAGCTGAAGAAGAGCAGTTTGCCAAAACACTGGATAAAGGCATGTTGGTCTTAGATGCCAAGCTCAAAGGGCTTGAGGGCAAGGTAATTGCTGGTGATGTGGTTTTCACACTCTATGATACTTATGGTTTCCCTGTTGATCTGACAAATGATATCGCACGTGAGCGCGGTCTTGAGTTGGATATGGATGGCTACCAAAAACTTATGCAGGAGCAAAAGCAGAAGTCGAAGGAAGCGGGTGCCTTTAAGGTTGATTACACTGCGAATCTGGCTATTGAAGGTCAGACCGAATTCTCAGGCTACAGTGAACTTGACTCTAAAGCCGATATTACAGGCTTATTTAAAGGTTCGGATGCTGTTGAGCTAATTGAAGCCGGTGATGACGCAGTTATCGTTTTGCAGCAGACGCCTTTTTATGCAGAGTCAGGCGGGCAGGTTGGTGATGCTGGTTTTATTAGCACCGGTTCAGCTCGTTTTGAAGTGCTTGATTGTCAAAAGAGCGGTAATAACCACTTACATATTGGCCGTGTGGTCGAAGGCGTTATTAAGCTAGGTGAACAAGTTCAAACTCAGGTTGATGCTTCTGTACGCTATTCGACTGAGCGCAATCACAGTGCTACGCATCTATTACATGCCGCTTTACGTAAGGTGCTGGGCGAGCATGTTAGCCAGAAAGGGTCTTTAAATAACTCCGAGCGTCTTCGTTTTGACTTTAGCCATTTTGAAGCGGTTAAGCCTGAAGAGTTAGTTTTGATCTCGGACATGGTTAATGCACAAATCCGTGCCAATACGCCTGTAGAAACATCAGTTTGTGACATGGATGAAGCCAAAGCTAAAGGCGCAATGGCATTATTTGGCGAGAAATACGGTGATGAAGTTCGTGTGCTTAGCATGGGCGAAGAGGCGTTTTCTGTTGAGCTTTGTGGCGGTACTCATGTTGACCGCACTGGCGACATTGGCTATTTCCATTTGGTTTCTGAAAGTGGTATTGCTTCAGGGGTTCGTCGTATTGAAGCTGTTACGGGTGAGCAAGCCCTAAATGAGGTGAAAAAGCTGCAAGCAACCACGTCCTTGGTTGCGGCAAAGCTGAAAGCATCAAACGATAAAATTGTTGAAAAGCTCGATGTATTGCTTGCGCAAAATAAAGCATCGGAGAAAGAGCTTGCTGCTTTAAAAGCAAAACTGGCTTCAGCATCTGCTGATCAGTGGTTGGCTGAAGCGATTGAGGTCAAAGGAGTTAAGTTATTGGTCAAAACCCTTGAGGGGGCCGATAACAAGTCTTTGCGTGAAACAGTTGATAAGCTAAAAGACAAGCTAGGTTGTGCTGCAGTACTGCTTGCTGGAGTGAATGGCGATAAAATTGCATTGGTTGCTGGCGTCAGTAAAGACGCAACTGACCGCATCAAGGCTGGTGATCTGGTGAAGCAGGTTGCTGCTCAGGTTGGTGGTAAAGGCGGTGGTCGCCCTGATATGGCTCAAGGTGGCGGTACGGATGTACAGGCTCTACCTGCGGCGATGGCAAGTGTTGCTAAGTGGTTTGAGGCTCTTTAATTAATATATTGGCGCGTTTCCTTACTGATACGCGCTTTTACTTAACTTTAGCCTGTATATCGTGTTTAATTGGCGCCCGTTTCTACAGCACTGGCTGTAAACAGGGTAATTAAGCCCGAAATGCATTGCGGATTTACATACTGATGAGTTTGATTGTTCAGAAGTTCGGCGGTACCTCTGTCGGAACAATAGAAAAAATTCAGAACGTAGCCAAAAAAGTGGCTGGTTTTAGAGACCAAGGTCATGACGTGGTGGTGGCTGTTTCAGCGATGAGCGGCGAAACCAATCGTTTGATCGGCATGGCAAATGAAATGCAGGATCAGCCTGATCCTCGCGAAATGGATGTGCTTGTTTCTACTGGGGAACAGGTTACCATCGCTTTGCTATGTATGGCTCTTAAAAACATTGGCTATGACGCACGTTCTTATACCGGTGGGCAGGTAAGTATTGTTACTGATAGCTCGCATACTAAAGCGCGCATCCAAGAGATCGATGACAAG containing:
- a CDS encoding histidine triad nucleotide-binding protein codes for the protein MSAEVTIFTRIMAGEIPADIVYEDDDCICINDIQPQAPTHVLIIPRKPIPRLVDASAEDKVLLGSLMLKVGDIARTLGVGDAFRVCINNGEQAGQTVFHLHIHLLAGKAFTEGSLSMQ
- the alaS gene encoding alanine--tRNA ligase; the encoded protein is MKSAEIRQAFLDFFKSQGHQVVPSSSLVPGNDPTLLFTNAGMVQFKDVFLGDDKRNYTRATSSQRCVRAGGKHNDLENVGYTARHHTFFEMLGNFSFGDYFKRDAIKFAWKFLTEVMQLPEERLWVTVHISDDEAADIWIKEMGVSPERFSRLDEDNFWQMGDTGPCGPSSEIFYDHGADVPGGPPGSENDDLDRYIEIWNLVFMQFERQASGELIPLPKPSVDTGMGLERIAAVLQGVHSNYEIDLFQALLKSAAGIVGCHDLEEKSLRVIADHIRSCSFLICDDVLPSNEGRGYVLRRIIRRAVRHGNKLGQKDVFFYKLVGALVEQMGEAYPELRASQAQIEKVLKAEEEQFAKTLDKGMLVLDAKLKGLEGKVIAGDVVFTLYDTYGFPVDLTNDIARERGLELDMDGYQKLMQEQKQKSKEAGAFKVDYTANLAIEGQTEFSGYSELDSKADITGLFKGSDAVELIEAGDDAVIVLQQTPFYAESGGQVGDAGFISTGSARFEVLDCQKSGNNHLHIGRVVEGVIKLGEQVQTQVDASVRYSTERNHSATHLLHAALRKVLGEHVSQKGSLNNSERLRFDFSHFEAVKPEELVLISDMVNAQIRANTPVETSVCDMDEAKAKGAMALFGEKYGDEVRVLSMGEEAFSVELCGGTHVDRTGDIGYFHLVSESGIASGVRRIEAVTGEQALNEVKKLQATTSLVAAKLKASNDKIVEKLDVLLAQNKASEKELAALKAKLASASADQWLAEAIEVKGVKLLVKTLEGADNKSLRETVDKLKDKLGCAAVLLAGVNGDKIALVAGVSKDATDRIKAGDLVKQVAAQVGGKGGGRPDMAQGGGTDVQALPAAMASVAKWFEAL